One genomic region from Rhodococcus sp. SBT000017 encodes:
- a CDS encoding alpha-amylase family protein, translating to MVHPAVSDVTREILAELPAHRRETFELRLEQWFPDLHDAVTAVYSDPDAVAATLMEIAARAYAARPEDLHRLDQRRLLEPDWFQQPDMFGYACYVDRYGQTLRGVGERLDHLTDLGVTYLHLMPLLQPRPGDNDGGYAVMDYRAVREDLGTNEDLRALAETLRVRGISLVVDLVLNHVAREHEWAEKARAGDPTYRDYFLIYPDRTTPDSYERTLPEVFPDFAPGSFTFDDTLGEWVWTTFNEWQWDLNWANPAVLQEFASIVLHLANLGVEVLRLDAIAFLWKRLGTNCQNQPEVHAVTQALRATARLAAPATLFKAEAIVGPRDLLPYLGQGRHTGRVSDIAYHNSLMVQVWSMLATGSTALARHALASLPPTPPSGTWVTYVRCHDDIGWAIDDGDASSLGLSGAGHRHFLADWYSGEFDGSWAEGLVFQYNPDTGDRRISGTAAALTGLGTSRLDPDGAFGRIFMAHAIIAGWGGIPVVWSGDELGSPGDPNWADEPAHAEDNRWVHRPRVTDADRAGRFQQGSDAQRVFDGIARIAKVRAGLPMLHAEAPVDVQSESDDGLLVVRRRHPSGTLVALYNVTAEHRSFPHAQLIELGIPAPVEVLSQHDLQVDDTGSVWLPPYAAWWIVDNPLR from the coding sequence ATGGTTCACCCCGCCGTCTCCGACGTCACCCGCGAGATCCTCGCCGAGCTTCCCGCCCACCGACGCGAGACGTTCGAGTTACGTCTCGAGCAGTGGTTTCCCGATCTGCACGACGCGGTCACGGCCGTCTACTCCGATCCCGACGCCGTGGCGGCCACCCTGATGGAGATCGCCGCGCGCGCCTACGCCGCCCGCCCCGAGGATCTGCACCGGCTCGATCAGCGTCGTCTGCTCGAACCGGACTGGTTTCAGCAGCCGGACATGTTCGGCTATGCCTGTTACGTCGATCGGTACGGACAGACGCTGCGTGGGGTAGGCGAGCGGCTCGACCATCTGACCGATCTGGGTGTCACCTACCTGCACCTGATGCCGCTGCTGCAACCGCGGCCCGGCGACAACGACGGCGGATACGCGGTGATGGATTACCGCGCGGTTCGAGAAGACCTCGGCACCAATGAGGACCTGCGGGCGCTCGCGGAGACGCTGCGTGTACGCGGCATCAGTCTCGTGGTCGATCTGGTACTCAATCACGTTGCGCGCGAGCATGAATGGGCCGAGAAGGCACGTGCAGGTGATCCGACGTATCGAGACTACTTCCTGATCTATCCCGATCGCACCACTCCGGACTCGTACGAGCGCACTCTCCCCGAGGTGTTTCCGGACTTCGCGCCCGGCAGCTTCACCTTCGACGACACCCTCGGCGAGTGGGTGTGGACGACGTTCAACGAATGGCAGTGGGATCTGAACTGGGCCAATCCTGCTGTGCTGCAGGAGTTCGCGAGCATCGTGCTGCACCTGGCCAACCTCGGGGTCGAAGTGCTGCGCCTCGATGCGATCGCGTTTCTGTGGAAGCGGCTGGGAACCAACTGCCAGAACCAACCCGAGGTGCATGCGGTCACCCAGGCCCTGCGCGCCACCGCGCGACTCGCTGCTCCGGCCACGCTGTTCAAGGCCGAGGCGATCGTCGGGCCCCGCGATCTGCTGCCGTACCTGGGTCAGGGGCGGCACACCGGACGGGTCTCGGACATTGCGTACCACAACTCGCTGATGGTGCAGGTGTGGTCGATGTTGGCAACGGGCAGTACGGCTTTGGCGCGGCATGCACTGGCGTCGTTGCCCCCGACCCCGCCGAGCGGCACCTGGGTGACCTACGTTCGTTGCCACGACGACATCGGCTGGGCCATCGACGACGGCGACGCGTCGTCCCTCGGACTCTCGGGCGCAGGGCATCGCCACTTTCTGGCCGACTGGTACTCGGGCGAATTCGACGGCTCCTGGGCCGAAGGCCTGGTGTTCCAGTACAACCCGGACACCGGCGACCGTCGGATCAGCGGAACCGCAGCCGCGCTGACCGGTCTGGGCACATCCCGCCTGGATCCCGACGGCGCGTTCGGGCGAATCTTTATGGCGCACGCGATCATTGCCGGCTGGGGCGGAATTCCGGTCGTGTGGAGCGGCGACGAGCTCGGCTCCCCGGGAGATCCGAACTGGGCCGACGAACCAGCTCATGCCGAGGACAACCGGTGGGTGCATCGGCCGCGTGTGACCGACGCCGATCGCGCCGGCCGATTCCAGCAGGGGAGCGACGCCCAACGGGTGTTCGACGGTATCGCTCGGATAGCGAAGGTGCGCGCCGGACTTCCGATGTTGCACGCCGAGGCACCGGTGGACGTGCAGAGCGAGTCGGACGACGGTCTGCTCGTGGTGCGCAGGCGGCATCCCAGCGGCACTCTGGTCGCCCTGTACAACGTCACCGCCGAACATCGGTCGTTCCCGCACGCGCAGCTGATCGAACTCGGGATTCCGGCCCCGGTCGAGGTTCTCTCGCAGCACGATCTGCAGGTCGACGACACCGGTTCGGTGTGGTTGCCGCCGTATGCGGCGTGGTGGATCGTCGACAACCCGCTGCGCTAG
- a CDS encoding SDR family NAD(P)-dependent oxidoreductase codes for MSLLTRTLDTILDRAVVPGYSRIGATVRRRFWAADPTPFPSPIDMVVTGASSGLGAATAKELARLGARVHLVGRSADRLESAAAAIRAEVPDASLVVRECDISNLDSVAELIAALASELTAVHALVHCAGVMPDGRQLSAQGHESAFATHVLGPVALTVGLRELFDAGSRVVFVSSGGMYAVPLQNSDFEYENGKYSGMTAYARTKRMQVVVAEQLAERFSLEDDPVVHSMHPGWAATPGVTGSMPLFGSVMKPILRNAHDGADTIVWLVASDQALTSTGTFWHDRAPRPTHYPSWRGDSPRVRDALWASVVEATGIEI; via the coding sequence ATGTCATTGCTGACCCGCACACTGGACACGATCCTCGACAGAGCAGTCGTTCCCGGATACTCCCGCATCGGTGCCACGGTGCGTCGGCGATTCTGGGCCGCGGATCCGACACCGTTCCCTTCCCCCATCGACATGGTGGTGACCGGCGCGTCGTCCGGGTTGGGCGCAGCCACCGCGAAGGAACTCGCCAGGTTGGGGGCACGGGTGCACCTGGTCGGCAGGTCGGCCGATCGGCTGGAGTCCGCGGCCGCCGCCATCCGAGCCGAGGTGCCCGACGCCTCTCTCGTGGTGCGCGAGTGCGATATCAGCAATCTCGACTCCGTGGCCGAATTGATCGCGGCTCTGGCGTCCGAGCTCACCGCGGTGCACGCTCTCGTGCATTGCGCCGGGGTCATGCCGGACGGGCGGCAGCTGTCCGCGCAGGGACACGAATCCGCTTTCGCCACCCATGTTCTCGGGCCGGTCGCGTTGACGGTCGGTCTGCGGGAGCTGTTCGACGCCGGATCGCGGGTCGTGTTCGTCTCGAGCGGCGGCATGTATGCGGTGCCGTTGCAGAACTCCGACTTCGAGTACGAGAACGGCAAGTACTCCGGCATGACGGCCTACGCCCGAACCAAGCGCATGCAGGTGGTGGTGGCCGAGCAACTGGCCGAACGCTTTTCGCTCGAAGACGATCCGGTGGTCCACAGCATGCACCCCGGTTGGGCGGCGACGCCCGGAGTCACCGGCTCGATGCCCCTGTTCGGTTCGGTGATGAAGCCGATTCTGCGCAACGCACACGACGGGGCCGACACCATCGTCTGGCTCGTCGCATCCGACCAGGCGTTGACGAGCACGGGAACGTTCTGGCACGACCGGGCCCCGCGTCCGACCCACTACCCGTCGTGGCGGGGCGATTCACCACGCGTGCGAGATGCATTGTGGGCCAGCGTGGTCGAGGCGACGGGGATCGAGATCTGA
- a CDS encoding metallophosphoesterase, with translation MQASPELLEFDVAVQCRRCHAVDVRIALIADIHGNIAALDAVLDDLERHRVDSVVNLGDLLSGGLHPRRTADRLMALDFPTIAGNHDRYLLEQHPDSMGSWDRHAHDRLDDRHRQWLGSLPFSLELDGGILAVHGTPTDDQQYFLHSVDANGSREATDAEILDRAAGFTDKAVIACGHTHLQRQWTLPSGTLVVNPGSVGAPAYDDDQPYPHVMESGSPHARYAVLDDHDRDSWTVSFELVEYDHVGAAADARAHGMNDIADALLTGYVGPGPHFPSD, from the coding sequence GTGCAGGCTTCTCCAGAGCTGCTCGAATTCGATGTTGCGGTGCAGTGCCGACGCTGCCACGCTGTCGATGTGCGGATCGCTCTCATCGCCGATATTCACGGCAACATTGCGGCGCTCGACGCCGTCCTCGACGACCTCGAACGCCATCGCGTCGACTCTGTGGTCAATCTCGGCGATCTATTGTCCGGCGGCCTACATCCGCGGCGAACTGCGGATCGACTGATGGCGTTGGACTTCCCCACTATCGCCGGAAATCACGATCGCTATCTGCTCGAGCAACATCCCGATTCCATGGGTAGTTGGGATCGGCATGCCCATGATCGACTCGACGACAGGCATCGACAGTGGCTGGGCTCGCTGCCGTTCTCACTCGAGCTGGATGGCGGAATCCTCGCAGTGCACGGAACACCCACCGATGATCAGCAATACTTCCTGCACTCGGTGGACGCCAACGGCTCTCGCGAGGCAACCGATGCCGAAATTCTCGACCGAGCAGCAGGTTTCACCGACAAAGCTGTCATTGCCTGCGGCCACACCCACTTGCAGCGACAGTGGACTCTCCCCAGCGGCACACTCGTGGTCAATCCGGGGAGCGTCGGCGCGCCCGCGTACGACGACGATCAGCCCTACCCGCACGTCATGGAATCCGGGTCTCCGCATGCGCGGTACGCGGTACTCGACGACCACGATCGAGACAGTTGGACGGTCTCGTTCGAGCTGGTCGAGTACGACCACGTCGGTGCCGCCGCCGACGCCCGCGCGCACGGGATGAACGACATCGCCGACGCCCTTCTCACCGGTTACGTCGGCCCTGGGCCACACTTCCCGTCAGACTGA
- a CDS encoding winged helix DNA-binding domain-containing protein, with product MKITDAQRRHRLVAQHFARASTTEAVVSSLLALHATDPATVYLSVLARARSLGLSDIRDAMYERRSLVRLMAMRRTMFVVAHGDVPMIHAAASLGVARAMRARLVKQVSTLPTEPVISDVESWLAATEAETESALRSMGTATGAELSAAVPGLKTALLPTTDKVYDVKRYVTSEVLVMMAAEGRLVRVEPRGAWTSRRHAWAPIDHWWPDGIAVLDETEARADLARRWLEVFGPATLDDLQWWTGWNKTQTRGAVSGLDTVAVELAQGDGIMLSGTTFDKPAGTSIMLLPALDPTPMGWKHRAWYLGEHKAPLFDTFGNIGPTIWSGGRIVGGWAVTGSGEVVTEFLEDVGSTVSKVVAAEAERFTTLLDGTPVVPSFPTPLEKKLRGKK from the coding sequence GTGAAGATCACCGATGCCCAGCGCCGACACCGGCTCGTCGCGCAGCACTTCGCCCGCGCGTCGACCACCGAAGCTGTGGTGTCGTCACTGCTCGCATTGCATGCCACCGACCCGGCGACGGTGTACCTCTCGGTGTTGGCACGTGCTCGATCGCTGGGACTGTCCGATATTCGTGATGCGATGTACGAACGCAGGAGCCTGGTCCGTCTGATGGCGATGCGGCGCACCATGTTCGTCGTAGCACACGGCGACGTCCCGATGATTCATGCTGCCGCGAGTCTCGGGGTTGCGCGCGCCATGCGAGCGCGGTTGGTCAAACAAGTCTCGACGCTGCCCACCGAACCGGTGATCTCCGACGTCGAATCCTGGCTCGCTGCAACCGAAGCCGAAACAGAATCGGCGTTGCGATCGATGGGGACCGCGACCGGAGCCGAGCTCTCCGCCGCCGTGCCCGGTCTCAAGACTGCGCTGCTGCCGACTACCGACAAGGTGTACGACGTCAAGCGGTACGTCACCTCGGAGGTACTGGTGATGATGGCCGCCGAGGGCAGATTGGTGCGCGTCGAACCGCGGGGCGCGTGGACATCTCGGCGGCATGCGTGGGCACCGATCGATCACTGGTGGCCGGACGGGATTGCCGTCTTGGACGAGACCGAGGCCAGGGCCGACTTGGCTCGACGCTGGCTCGAGGTGTTCGGACCTGCGACTCTCGACGACCTGCAGTGGTGGACGGGCTGGAACAAGACGCAGACTCGCGGAGCAGTCTCGGGCCTGGACACAGTGGCGGTCGAATTGGCCCAGGGCGATGGAATCATGTTGTCCGGCACTACGTTCGACAAACCTGCCGGCACGAGCATTATGCTGCTGCCTGCACTCGATCCCACGCCGATGGGATGGAAGCACCGCGCCTGGTACCTGGGTGAGCACAAGGCTCCGCTGTTCGACACCTTCGGCAACATCGGCCCAACCATCTGGTCCGGAGGCCGCATCGTCGGAGGTTGGGCGGTGACCGGTTCCGGAGAAGTGGTGACCGAATTCCTGGAGGATGTCGGCTCGACGGTGTCGAAAGTCGTTGCAGCCGAGGCCGAACGGTTCACCACTTTGCTCGACGGCACCCCGGTGGTCCCGTCCTTCCCGACGCCGTTGGAGAAGAAGTTGCGGGGGAAGAAGTAG
- a CDS encoding class I SAM-dependent methyltransferase, which yields MGLQELEALVNQTATAGEPFERGADEAEQVYLSSLAARPSTKLICEVGFNAGFSSWAFLDASPYTTVVSFDLAAYAYSDAAKAHIDEHFPGRHTLIQGDSHTTIAAYAKEHPNMRFDVIFIDGDHSAEGARADLDDLRALATAESVVVMDDITPWLWFGEGPTQAWQDAVDAGRILHTQYFRDGEPVDEVTPPAERAWAEGRYRF from the coding sequence ATGGGTCTGCAAGAACTCGAAGCGTTGGTAAACCAGACAGCCACTGCTGGAGAACCTTTCGAGCGTGGAGCCGATGAGGCAGAGCAAGTATATTTGTCCTCGCTCGCGGCACGGCCGAGTACGAAGCTGATCTGTGAGGTCGGCTTCAACGCCGGCTTCTCGAGCTGGGCGTTCCTCGATGCATCGCCCTATACGACGGTCGTGTCCTTCGACCTGGCCGCCTATGCCTACAGCGACGCCGCGAAAGCCCATATCGACGAACACTTTCCGGGCCGACACACCCTGATCCAGGGTGATTCGCACACCACCATCGCGGCCTATGCGAAGGAGCATCCGAACATGCGGTTCGACGTCATTTTCATCGACGGGGACCACTCGGCGGAGGGTGCCCGCGCAGACCTCGACGATCTGCGCGCGCTCGCTACCGCCGAGTCGGTGGTCGTCATGGACGACATCACCCCGTGGCTCTGGTTCGGTGAAGGCCCGACTCAGGCCTGGCAGGACGCCGTCGACGCAGGCCGGATCCTGCACACCCAGTACTTCCGCGACGGTGAACCTGTCGACGAGGTGACACCTCCGGCCGAACGAGCCTGGGCCGAGGGTCGCTACCGGTTCTGA
- a CDS encoding type II toxin-antitoxin system VapC family toxin: MIYLDSSAVLKLIFDEAESDVLETWLTERAGVPWVSSELAKIEVVRATRRYAPGSVPTARAVVAQMNLVPIDSSATDLAADVGDPMLRTLDAIHLASALSVRDGLTAFVAYDLRLAAAAKAHGLTVDAPG, translated from the coding sequence GTGATCTACCTCGATTCGTCGGCTGTGCTCAAGCTCATCTTCGACGAGGCCGAAAGCGACGTCCTGGAGACCTGGCTGACAGAGCGAGCGGGAGTGCCTTGGGTCAGTAGCGAACTGGCCAAAATCGAAGTTGTGCGCGCAACGCGTCGATACGCACCAGGCTCTGTGCCCACTGCTCGGGCAGTTGTAGCGCAGATGAATCTGGTCCCCATCGATTCGAGTGCAACCGACCTGGCCGCCGATGTCGGTGACCCGATGCTGCGCACCCTCGATGCGATCCATCTGGCCAGCGCACTGTCGGTTCGAGACGGTCTCACGGCGTTCGTCGCCTATGACCTCAGGCTGGCGGCGGCCGCAAAGGCGCACGGCTTGACCGTCGATGCGCCTGGCTGA
- a CDS encoding type II toxin-antitoxin system Phd/YefM family antitoxin, with product MERIGIRELRQHASRYLARVKAGETVEVTDRGKLVALLVPPEPGRNAVDRLVAEGRLTAATLPVRFPERVRAEVSTESMLDEIRDDR from the coding sequence ATGGAGCGAATCGGCATCAGGGAGTTACGGCAACACGCCAGCCGCTACCTGGCGCGGGTGAAGGCCGGCGAAACTGTCGAGGTCACCGATCGTGGCAAGCTCGTGGCGCTGCTCGTGCCACCCGAACCTGGTCGCAACGCTGTCGATCGCCTCGTTGCCGAAGGGCGATTGACGGCCGCAACTCTTCCGGTTCGGTTTCCCGAACGAGTGCGCGCAGAAGTATCCACAGAATCGATGCTCGACGAGATCCGTGACGATCGGTGA
- a CDS encoding type II toxin-antitoxin system RelE/ParE family toxin: MSYAIELTAAARKALTDQLPESIAVACWEFIRGPLAENPYRVGKPLRDRLEGKFSARRGEFRVVYQIYEDRIVVRVIAIAHRRDVYR; the protein is encoded by the coding sequence GTGAGCTATGCGATCGAGCTGACCGCCGCGGCTCGTAAGGCGCTCACCGACCAGTTACCCGAATCAATCGCCGTCGCCTGCTGGGAATTCATTCGTGGTCCGCTGGCGGAGAATCCGTACCGAGTCGGGAAGCCGCTTCGAGATCGACTGGAAGGTAAGTTTTCGGCTCGGCGCGGTGAGTTCCGTGTCGTCTACCAAATCTATGAAGATCGAATTGTCGTGCGAGTGATCGCAATTGCTCATCGTCGGGACGTCTATCGGTAG
- a CDS encoding type II toxin-antitoxin system Phd/YefM family antitoxin has product MTTLPLAEVRANLSKLVDEAVRTHQRIEVTRQGRRAVVMLSADDYDSIMETLEILGDQSLMAEIRDAEAAEDRGEVYSLDDVTAEMRERGRLPK; this is encoded by the coding sequence ATGACGACCCTGCCGCTTGCCGAAGTTCGAGCAAACTTGTCGAAACTCGTCGACGAGGCTGTCCGTACTCATCAGCGGATCGAAGTCACCCGGCAGGGTCGTCGTGCGGTGGTCATGCTCAGCGCGGACGACTACGACTCGATCATGGAGACGCTCGAAATCCTCGGTGATCAGTCGTTGATGGCAGAAATCAGGGACGCCGAGGCGGCGGAGGATCGAGGCGAGGTCTACTCCCTCGACGACGTCACTGCCGAGATGCGTGAGCGTGGTCGGCTTCCGAAGTGA
- a CDS encoding DUF1801 domain-containing protein: MSSKDEKNLTQVIEKISKMDEPRRSVMQRVHDIIVSAAPTLKPRIWYGMPAYAKSASTPALVTLRNDDRLNLAITEKAAFRAAGGADGQLMPAAWFFETVDEETAQRIAEIVRSVVD; this comes from the coding sequence ATGTCGTCGAAGGACGAGAAGAACCTGACTCAGGTGATCGAAAAGATCTCGAAGATGGACGAACCGCGGCGTTCGGTCATGCAGCGTGTGCACGACATCATCGTGTCCGCGGCCCCCACATTGAAGCCGCGGATCTGGTACGGAATGCCCGCCTACGCGAAGTCGGCGAGCACGCCGGCGCTTGTGACACTGCGCAACGACGATCGATTGAATCTGGCAATCACCGAGAAGGCAGCCTTCCGCGCTGCCGGTGGCGCGGACGGGCAGTTGATGCCGGCGGCGTGGTTTTTCGAGACCGTGGACGAGGAAACGGCGCAGCGAATCGCCGAGATCGTCCGTTCGGTGGTCGACTGA
- the ychF gene encoding redox-regulated ATPase YchF, whose translation MSLTLGIVGLPNVGKSTLFNALTNNDVLAANYPFATIEPNVGVVALPDPRLEKLAEVFGSEKLVPALVSFVDIAGIVKGASEGAGLGNKFLANIREADAICQVVRVFADDDVVHVDGRVDPTADIEVIETELAIADLQTLEKAIPRLEKEVRIKKDRKPALDAALAAQAVLNDGKTLFSAKAKLDFELLGEFQLLTTKPFLYVFNADESVLTDDAKIGELARLVAPADAVFLDAKIESELLELDKESAAELLESVGQTEPGLDALARAGFHTLGLQTYLTAGPKEARAWTIHRGDTAPQAAGVIHTDFERGFIKAEIVSFDDLIAAGSMASAKAAGKVRIEGKEYIMSDGDVVEFRFNV comes from the coding sequence GTGAGCCTCACCCTCGGAATCGTCGGACTGCCCAACGTCGGCAAGTCCACCCTCTTCAATGCACTGACCAACAACGATGTGCTGGCCGCGAACTATCCGTTCGCCACCATCGAGCCCAACGTCGGTGTGGTCGCGCTGCCGGATCCCCGGCTCGAGAAGCTGGCCGAGGTGTTCGGTTCGGAGAAGCTCGTGCCCGCGCTGGTGTCGTTCGTCGACATCGCCGGCATCGTCAAAGGCGCGTCCGAGGGCGCAGGGCTGGGCAACAAGTTCCTCGCCAACATTCGTGAGGCCGACGCCATCTGCCAGGTCGTTCGTGTCTTCGCCGACGACGACGTGGTGCACGTCGACGGTCGCGTCGACCCGACCGCAGACATCGAGGTCATCGAAACCGAACTCGCGATCGCCGATCTGCAGACCCTCGAGAAGGCCATCCCGCGCCTCGAGAAAGAGGTGCGGATCAAGAAGGATCGCAAGCCTGCACTCGACGCAGCGCTGGCAGCGCAGGCTGTACTGAACGACGGCAAGACGCTGTTCTCGGCCAAGGCGAAGCTGGACTTCGAGCTGCTCGGTGAATTCCAGCTGCTCACCACCAAGCCGTTCCTCTACGTCTTCAACGCCGACGAGTCGGTGCTCACCGACGACGCGAAGATCGGTGAACTCGCGCGCCTCGTCGCGCCCGCCGATGCCGTGTTCCTCGACGCGAAGATCGAGTCGGAACTGCTCGAACTCGACAAGGAGTCGGCAGCGGAACTGCTCGAATCGGTCGGACAGACCGAGCCCGGCCTGGACGCTCTCGCCCGCGCCGGCTTCCACACTCTCGGCCTGCAGACCTACCTCACCGCTGGCCCGAAAGAGGCCCGCGCGTGGACAATTCATCGAGGTGACACCGCACCCCAGGCGGCGGGCGTCATTCACACCGACTTCGAGCGCGGGTTCATCAAGGCCGAAATCGTCTCCTTCGACGACCTCATCGCCGCGGGTTCCATGGCCTCGGCCAAGGCTGCAGGCAAAGTGCGCATCGAGGGCAAGGAATACATCATGTCCGACGGCGATGTGGTGGAGTTCCGCTTCAACGTCTAG
- a CDS encoding TIGR03620 family F420-dependent LLM class oxidoreductase, producing the protein MDTLGLGTIGISIDVSPSYLDDARALESLGFTSFWLPGGQIDRLGRLADLVHATETATVVPGIVPVGVFSTAQTGELFDELSATGRFVLGLGGPPSARPLAGLRKYLDELEVPTDHLLLAALGPKKLEMARERAAGAIGLLVTPDWTAQARHSLGTAELVVDQFVVVESDPDRARATAREPLSFLATVPGYRQNFLRMGFTDADVDQLSDRLVDALVAWGSIEKIASRVAEHHEAGADHVVLAPLGASSIDAGRALSELVVSSK; encoded by the coding sequence ATGGACACACTCGGTCTCGGCACAATCGGCATTTCCATCGACGTATCGCCGTCGTACCTCGACGATGCACGCGCGTTGGAATCACTCGGATTCACCTCGTTCTGGCTGCCGGGCGGGCAGATCGATCGGCTCGGCAGGCTCGCCGATCTGGTTCATGCGACCGAGACCGCCACCGTCGTTCCAGGCATAGTGCCGGTCGGCGTGTTCTCGACAGCCCAGACCGGTGAACTGTTCGACGAGCTTTCGGCCACCGGTCGATTCGTCCTCGGCCTGGGCGGACCGCCGAGCGCTCGACCTCTGGCCGGGCTGAGGAAGTACCTCGACGAGCTCGAGGTGCCCACCGATCACCTTCTGCTCGCGGCGCTCGGTCCGAAGAAATTGGAGATGGCGCGAGAACGCGCTGCCGGAGCAATCGGGCTATTGGTGACGCCGGACTGGACGGCGCAGGCGAGGCACTCCCTGGGGACGGCCGAGCTGGTCGTCGATCAGTTCGTCGTCGTGGAGTCCGATCCGGACCGTGCCCGTGCAACCGCCCGTGAGCCGCTGAGCTTTCTCGCCACGGTCCCGGGCTATCGGCAGAACTTTCTGCGCATGGGATTCACCGATGCCGACGTCGACCAGCTCAGCGACCGATTGGTCGACGCCCTGGTCGCGTGGGGGAGCATCGAGAAGATCGCTTCGCGGGTGGCGGAGCACCACGAGGCGGGAGCGGATCACGTCGTTCTAGCACCCCTCGGCGCTTCGAGTATCGACGCTGGCCGGGCACTGTCCGAGCTGGTGGTGTCGTCAAAGTAG
- a CDS encoding SDR family NAD(P)-dependent oxidoreductase encodes MSKVAVITGSTRGIGAASAEALGREGFTVVVTGRSQSKVDTSVKKLRDNGIDAFGTTLDVTSQHSISAAANFIAHSVGHVDVLVNNAGILPEATAQGASIVDPMVASDTFATNVVGPLNVIEAFLPWLRESQAGRIVNVTTRMGSLAEQADPTSPYYSMVVPAYQASKAALNSVTISLSKSLANTGIVVTSVCPGFVQTDLTPVNRDQATTTAEQAALVVLAAATLPARSASGTFIDVDGPIRW; translated from the coding sequence ATGTCGAAAGTTGCTGTGATCACGGGAAGTACGCGCGGGATCGGCGCGGCGAGCGCCGAAGCTCTCGGACGCGAGGGCTTCACTGTTGTCGTGACCGGACGATCTCAATCGAAAGTCGACACTTCAGTAAAGAAACTGAGGGACAATGGTATTGATGCTTTCGGCACAACCCTTGATGTCACATCTCAACACAGTATTTCAGCGGCCGCCAATTTCATTGCCCACAGCGTCGGTCATGTCGATGTCTTGGTCAACAATGCTGGAATTCTTCCGGAAGCAACGGCCCAAGGCGCGTCCATTGTCGATCCAATGGTCGCATCGGACACGTTCGCAACCAACGTCGTCGGACCGCTGAACGTAATCGAAGCGTTTCTGCCGTGGCTTCGCGAAAGCCAGGCCGGTCGCATCGTCAATGTCACGACCAGAATGGGCTCGCTGGCCGAACAGGCCGATCCAACCTCGCCCTACTACTCGATGGTGGTGCCTGCCTATCAGGCGTCGAAGGCCGCACTCAACAGCGTGACCATCAGCCTGTCGAAGTCGTTGGCCAACACTGGGATCGTCGTCACCTCGGTGTGTCCAGGTTTCGTCCAGACCGACCTGACACCGGTCAACCGCGATCAGGCAACGACGACAGCGGAACAGGCCGCGCTCGTGGTCCTGGCCGCAGCGACACTCCCTGCTCGATCGGCATCCGGGACTTTCATCGACGTCGATGGGCCCATCCGCTGGTAG
- a CDS encoding CD225/dispanin family protein: MSGPYEQPFPAAQPFPGAQSYSQPAALPSSNAGWAVVAIIFFWPLAIPAFNHALKVHPLWMMGDVQGAQYSSTRAAFFGKLSLIIFGAFIVLYLAFIGLVVSTM, encoded by the coding sequence ATGTCAGGTCCGTACGAGCAACCGTTCCCAGCAGCACAGCCGTTTCCAGGAGCACAGTCGTATTCGCAGCCAGCTGCTCTGCCGTCCTCCAATGCAGGCTGGGCCGTCGTGGCCATCATCTTCTTCTGGCCGCTGGCCATTCCGGCGTTCAACCACGCGCTGAAGGTGCACCCACTGTGGATGATGGGAGACGTTCAGGGAGCACAGTATTCGTCGACTCGCGCCGCGTTCTTCGGGAAGCTGTCGCTGATCATTTTCGGTGCCTTCATCGTTCTCTACCTTGCGTTCATCGGCTTGGTCGTCTCGACCATGTGA